The Dama dama isolate Ldn47 chromosome 3, ASM3311817v1, whole genome shotgun sequence genome has a segment encoding these proteins:
- the PRKAG1 gene encoding 5'-AMP-activated protein kinase subunit gamma-1 yields MEAVPFSESYPAVENEHLQETPESNNSVYTSFMKSHRCYDLIPTSSKLVVFDTSLQVKKAFFALVTNGVRAAPLWDSKKQSFVGMLTITDFINILHRYYKSALVQIYELEEHKIETWREVYLQDSFKPLVCISPNASLFDAVSSLIRNKIHRLPVIDPESGNTLYILTHKRILKFLKLFITEFPKPEFMSKSLEELQIGTYANIAMVRTTTPVYVALGIFVQHRVSALPVVDEKGRVVDIYSKFDVINLAAEKTYNNLDVSVTKALQHRSHYFEGVLKCYLHETLETIINRLVEAEVHRLVVVDENDVVKGIVSLSDILQALVLTGGEKP; encoded by the exons ATGGAGGCG GTCCCTTTTTCAGAGAGCTACCCGGCTGTGGAAAATGAGCATCTTCAAG AGACTCCAGAATCCAACAATAGTGTGTATACTTCCTTCATGAAGTCTCATCGCTGCTATGACCTGATTCCCACAAGCTCAAAACTGGTTGTATTTGATACTTCCCTTCAG GTGAAGAAAGCTTTCTTTGCTTTGGTGACTAATGGTGTCCGGGCTGCCCCTTTGTGGGATAGTAAGAAGCAGAGTTTTGTGG GCATGCTGACCATCACTGATTTCATCAATATCCTGCACCGCTACTATAAATCAGCCTTG GTGCAGATCTATGAGCTGGAAGAACACAAGATAGAAACTTGGAGAG AGGTGTACCTACAGGACTCCTTTAAACCACTTGTCTGCATTTCTCCTAATGCCAG CTTGTTTGATGCTGTCTCTTCATTAATTCGAAACAAGATCCACAGGCTGCCAGTTATTGACCCGGAATCAGGCAACACCTTGTACATCCTCACCCACAAGCGCATCCTCAAGTTCCTCAAGTTATTT ATCACCGAGTTCCCCAAGCCAGAGTTCATGTCTAAGTCTCTGGAAGAGCTACAGATTGGCACCTATGCCAACATTGCTATGGTCCGCACCACCACCCCTGTGTACGTGGCTCTGGGCATCTTTGTACAGCACCGAGTCTCAGCCCTGCCAGTGGTGGATGAGAAAG GGCGTGTGGTGGACATCTACTCCAAGTTTGATGTTATC aACCTGGCAGCAGAAAAGACCTACAACAACCTAGATGTGTCGGTGACCAAAGCCCTGCAACATCGATCACATTACTTTGAGGGTGTTCTCAAGTGCTACCTGCATGAGACTCTGGAAACCATCATCAACAGGCTGGTAGAAGCAGAG GTTCACCGACTTGTAGTGGTGGATGAGAATGATGTGGTCAAGGGGATTGTATCCC